A single region of the bacterium genome encodes:
- a CDS encoding PTS sugar transporter subunit IIC — MWQAVWVGLAGAVVYLDTTAVAQLMICQPLIACPLWGFVIGRPEVGLFFGIGFQLLWLGSLPVGAARFPEGNLGALIATAIAAGFPAVHAGLPDGAALAGATFLGILTAYVGSEVTPLIRKEIASHVEKFVAAAQAGEVCRFRRLFFGAVGIHAGAGFVMASVAYLFGSWGLRLGLDLLELPNLDIAPALLGAGAAVIAGRLVSRRNLSYFAVPAIVVLLVGLLWV, encoded by the coding sequence ATGTGGCAGGCAGTATGGGTTGGCTTGGCGGGGGCGGTGGTCTACCTCGACACTACCGCGGTGGCGCAGCTCATGATCTGCCAGCCGCTCATCGCCTGCCCGCTCTGGGGGTTTGTCATCGGAAGACCCGAAGTCGGCCTGTTCTTCGGGATCGGATTCCAACTCTTGTGGCTGGGGAGCCTGCCGGTGGGAGCCGCCAGATTTCCCGAGGGCAATCTGGGAGCCTTGATCGCTACGGCCATCGCCGCCGGTTTCCCAGCCGTACATGCCGGACTGCCGGATGGGGCTGCTCTTGCGGGAGCAACGTTTCTGGGGATTCTCACCGCCTATGTGGGATCGGAAGTCACTCCCTTGATCCGCAAGGAGATAGCCAGCCACGTTGAGAAATTCGTGGCGGCCGCCCAAGCGGGAGAGGTTTGCCGATTTCGCCGGCTCTTCTTCGGAGCCGTTGGAATCCACGCCGGAGCCGGATTCGTCATGGCCTCGGTGGCATATCTTTTCGGATCGTGGGGGCTGCGGCTCGGGCTCGATCTGCTGGAACTCCCGAATCTCGACATTGCACCGGCACTCTTGGGTGCGGGAGCCGCGGTAATTGCGGGGCGGTTGGTATCCCGTCGGAATCTGTCCTATTTCGCTGTGCCCGCTATCGTTGTTCTGCTCGTGGGGCTGTTATGGGTCTGA